CGTGGAGGGGATGCTAAAGGTATGGCCGAACACCATGCAATCCACCTAAAAGAGTACGCAGAGAAATTTGATATTGCGCTACATGATGCGGGAATCGAAGAGGTGAATGATATGTATACTTTGGCCTTCATGATTATAGACGAAAAGGATATGATCACGGTACGAGACAACCTACGACCGCACCGTGCGGAGTATGCGGAATGAAGGATCTGTCAAAATTGACAGAATAGCTGGTCTGTTGCACTTTTTAGATTAATTTCGAAGCGCAACAGACCCGTTTATTTTATAATCCAGAATGTCTGATAATAGAATTACCTTCCTGATACAGTGCGCAGATAGCAAAGGTATCATCGCCAAAGTCACTACTTTTTTTTACGAAGAGGGCTTCAATATCCTCACTTGTCAGCAGTTTACCGACAATGTTCAGGACGCCTACTTTATGCGGGTGAGTCTGGACGCCAGAGATTTGACTTATAGTCGTGAGGAATTGGCAAGCAAATTTGATGAAGTAGCTCTATCTCTTAAGCTGGAATGGAGGGTGTACTATTCAGAAGATAAGCAGAATGTGGCTGTATTGGCCTCCAAGACCAGTCACTGTGTTTTCGACCTTTTGGAGAAGCACAGCGAAGGCATGCTCAATTGCCACATTCCTTTGATCATCAGCAATCATCAGGATGTGAAGTATGTGGCTGATCAGTTCAATATTCCCTTTTATCACTTGCCAGTGACGGCAGACAACTGGACAGAACAGCAGCAGGAGATCAAGCGATTGTTAGAGTTTCATAAAGTGGATTTAGTGGTTTTGGCCAGATTCATGAGGATTCTGTCTTCCGATTTTATCAATGCTTATCAGAGAAAGATTATCAATATTCACCATGCTTTTTTGCCGGCTTTTCAGGGAGCTAATCCTTATCGCAGGGCCTATGAAAGAGGAGTGAAGATGATAGGCGCTACGGCTCACTATGCTACCGATGATCTGGACGAAGGACCCATCATCGAGCAGGATGTAGAGCGCGTATCGCATGCCAGTTCTCCAGCTGGGTTGACTCAAATCGGTTCGGATATTGAGAGGAAGGTGCTGTCCAAAGCTGTGAAGTTCCATCTAGATCACCGCATTATTGTCACGGGCAATCGTACCATAGTTTTTCCGGAGACCGAGGGATAACTCAAAAATTAACCAACCATGCAGAGATTATTCATACTCGCAATTCTTGCCTTACTGTCTTACTCTTGCAGCATGACCAGGTTAAACAATATTAACGGCTGGCCGCATTTGGTGGAGAATGAAAATGTGCTGGTTGCGACTGTAGACGGAGAAACGGAATGGGGATCGTTTGAACGGTTTGAACTCATCCAGGAGAAACTCGATGATGAATTGGGAGAGTTTTATTTTCTTCCCTCTGTAGAATATGAGCTTTTGGCTTCCGGCATCAGGAAGGAGGATCTCAGCAAGATAGGAAGAGATGTTGATTTGAGCATACGAGTGGCAGAATGCCTCAAAGTTCGATACTTGTTGAAATACAGCGTAGAGGGAGCCAGACCAGCAGAAATCTATCAATATTCTGATGAACAATATCCTTTAGAAAATGGTAAAGTCAGATTGAGATGGCAAATCTATGATCTCTTGAATCTGAATGTATCTCCTGCCTTTGAGGTGATTGCTTCTTCTATGCCAATTCCTTTATCATCGAGGGATTATGTAGATGTAACTGGCCTGGAAAGGTTGACCTTAAAGGCGATCAACCGATCCTGTAGGGAAATCAAGAAAGGTATGGTGAAAGCTGAAGACTAAAGCGTAAATTTCTTAAGGTCCAGCACACATCTTTCGCTTGCCAGCAAGTCTTCGTGAGTGTCTTCCATGAGTACAGAGGATACTTCTCTGATTTTGCTTCTATAGTCTTTTTTCAGTTCTTTTCTTTTGATGGCCTCAAGGAAAAGGCGTACTTCTTCTTTAGATTCTAGGATTAGCTCAGGAACTTTGGTAGGTTTGTCATCTTCTCCTTTGGCCACCATGGTTACATAGGAGTTGTTGGTTTTTTTGACGGTACCTTCTTTTACATTTTCAGCGATCACGTTGATTCCTACCACTAGAGATGAATTACCCACATAAACCACTGATGCCTTGAGGTGTACCAAATCTCCTACTTCCACTGGCTCCAGGAAATCCACATTGTCTACAGATACCGTTACACAGTAGTTCGCCGCATGCTTACTGGCACAGGCATAGGCTACTTTGTCAATCAGGGAAAGCAAAATGCCTCCGTGAATTTTCCCTCCAAAATTGGCATAGGAAGGAATCATTAGTTCTGTAATGGTGGTTTTTGAAAATGATACTGATTTGGCAGAGGGTACGCTCATGATTTAATTCTTAGCTATTACTATGATGGGTTTTGGCGAAAATAAGCACTAATGGTGGTCTGATTCAAGATTCGCTTATCAAATTTTGATTTAATCCTCAAACAAGTGGAGATTTGCGGATGTCAAATTCTCAGGTACTGCTGATTACCCCACCTTTTACGCAATTGAATACGCCCTACCCAGGGACCTGTTATTTGCAAGGCTACTTGAAGAAAATAGGCGTGAAGTCAACCCAAATGGATTTGGGAATAGAGGTAATTCTTAGACTGTTTAGCAAAGAGGGATTGAGTCAGGTGTTTGATCAAAAGCCTTTAGAATCAGTAACAGAAAATGCTCATCGAATCTATCAACTCAAAAACAGCTACCTGGCGACCATAGATTCAGTCATTCGATTTCTCCAGAATAAAAATTCAACCTTGGCTTATAGCATTGCGGAAAGAGAATTTTTACCTGAGGCCTCCAGGTTTGACCAAATTGAAGATTTGGATTGGGCATTTGGTAATCTAGGCGTGCAAGACAAAGCCCGCCATTTGGCTACTTTATATCTAGAAGACCTTGCTGATTATCTAAAAGAGACAATTGATCCTCATTTTGGGTTCAGTCGATATGCAGAAAGGTTAGGAATGTCGGCCAGCTCTTTTGATGAAATGGAAAAAGCATTGCAGTCTGAACCCACTTTTATCGATCGAATGGCATTCGATATTTTGAGCCAGCGACTTCAAGATGTACAGCCAGAGCTAGTTTGTTTATCGGTCCCTTTTCCAGGGAATTTATATGGTGCATTTCGCTGTGGGCAATACATCAAAGAGCAGTGTCCTGGTATAAAAGTCGCGATGGGAGGTGGGTACCCTAATACGGAGTTGAGATCATTGTCTGATCCTCGGGTCTTTAATTATATCGATTTCGTTACGCTAGACGATGGGGAAAGGCCCGTTCAGAACTTACTCAGCTATTTGGAAGGCAAAAGAGAACTGACCGAACTCAAAAGAACTTTTTGTCTTTCGGATGGAATGGTCCAGTATATCGATGGAGCCAAGGAGGGCGATGTGCCCTTTAGTCAAACGGGTACACCGGATTATGCAGATTTGCCATTGGATAGATATCTGTCCGTTCTGGAGGTGGCCAATCCTATGCACCGGCTTTGGAGCGATGGTCGATGGAACAAGCTGACCATGGCACATGGCTGCTATTGGAAGAAATGCAGTTTTTGCGATATATCTCTTGATTACATTCGAAACTATGAGCCCGTAAGTGCGGCTATTCTCTGTGATCGTATGGAGGAGCAAATGGCACAGACTGGTGAGACGGGCTTTCACTTTGTAGATGAGGCAGCTCCGCCGGCGTTGATGAGAGAGCTAGCTTTGGAAATCTTGCGTAGGGAGCTGGTGGTAAGCTGGTGGACGAACATTAGATTCGAAGAACGCTTCAGCCCTGACCTTTGCCGTCTGTTGAAGGCATCAGGCTGTATTGCAGTTTCTGGTGGTCTGGAAGTGGCTTCTGATCGCTTACTGGCCAAAATGCAAAAAGGAGTGACGGTAAGTCAGGTCGCACAGGTGTCGCAGAATTTTACAGAATCCGGGATTATGGTTCATGCCTATCTCATGTATGGTTTTCCTACTCAGACCGATCAGGAGACCATCGATTCATTGGAGATGGTACGACAGCTTTTTATGCATGGCGTGATCCAGTCTGGTTTTTGGCATCAGTTTGCGATGACAGCTCATGCTCCTGCTGGTTTGGACCCTACTGCCTTCGGAGTAGAAAGGGTAGGGCCAGATTTTCAAGGATTTGCAGACAATGACTTGATACATAAAGATCCCAACGGAGCAATTCATGCTAACTACAGTGAGGGATTGAAAACTTCCCTTTTTAATTATATGCATGGCTTATGCTTCGAATATGACTTGCAGGAGTGGTTTGATTTTCGTGTGCCGCCTACGAGTATTCCTGCACGATTTATCGAAACAGCCCTGGAGGAAAACCCTGGGACCCATGTCAACTCCAATTCTCGTGTGATTTGGCTAGGGGCAGATCCTGAAATGAGTTCGTTTCAAAAGAAGAAAAAAGGTAAGGTCCAAAGCATGGTTCGCTTGACTGTGACGCTGAAGACCAACTTGTTAGAACTGAGTCTCCAAGAGGAGGAAGGAAGATTTTTATATGAAATAATGAAAGTTGCTTCGATCTATTCTGGCAGCAAATTTACCTTTGCCTCTCTGTCAAAAATGTATGAGGATACCTGTGGAAAACCTATCGAGTATTTGCTAGAGACAGAGGGCTGGAACGAATTGAAATCAACGGGGCTATTGGTTGTTTGATTTAGGCATCATTTCTGTTAATATTGATTAAAACAAACTCAAAGACTATGAAAAGGGTACTTCTGAATTGCTTATATGCTTTACTCGTGCTATTGGCTATTCAATCTTGCAAATCAGCCAAGAAACTTTATGAACAGGGGGATTATTATCTAGCAGTGATCAAATCAGCTGAAAAATTAAGGAAAAACCCAGATCATAAGAAGACCAGAGATGCTTTGAGAAAGGCTTACCCATTAGCAGTTGATCAGATAGTAGCCGAGGTGGACAGGGTGCGTGCTACCGACAGGAAATTCCCGAATACCAATACGGTTTATCTTTTCGAAAAGCTTAATCGAATGTATGACGAGATCAATCGCTCTCCTGGTGCTCGAAGGGTAGTTCCCAATCCCACGAGCTATTATCAGGAATTGGCCAAGGTGAAATTAGGTGCTGCTGAGGAGCAATATCGTGAGGGGATGCGGGAGCTAAATATGGGCAGAAGAGAAAATGCCAAGGAAGCTTATGCCTTTTTTCAAATGGCCAACAAGTTTGAACCGGGATATAAAGATGTTAAAGATAGGATAGAAGAGGCCTATCAAATGGCGATATTGAATGTGTTGGTTGAGCTGCAGCCGGTGCAGTCTCAGGCCTATCAGTTGAGTGGTGATTTCTTTTACGACCAGATTGTGAAGGTATTCAGAGAGATTGAAAGCAATGAATTTATTCGGTTTTATAATCCGAGAGAGGCACAGAGAGTCAATTTAAGAGAACCTCACCATGTACTTAAAATGAATTTTGTGGGTTTCAACGTGGGCGACACGCATACGCTGGAACGTGTCGAAAAAGTAGAGAGAGACAGTGTGGTGGTGGGAACGGTAGAGCTGGAAGATGGCTCCAAGAAAAACGTATATAATACTGTCAGTGCTAAGTTGACTATTCGCAGGATGGAGGTCATATCGGGGGGACGACTGAGAATGTCGGTGCAGGATGATTATTCAGGTGTGGTGTTGACCAAAGAAGATTTTAATGGTGAGTTTGTTTGGTTCAACGAATGGGGAACTTTTAATGGAGATGAAAGAGCCTTGTCTGATGAACAACTGGCTATTTGTAACAACAAAATGATGATGCCACCCCCTCCTCAAGATCTATTTGTAGAATTTACTAAGCCGATCTATGGGCAGCTTAGGAGTCATTTGATTCGGTTTTATAGAGATTATTAATTGATTACAAAATAAAAGCCCCAACGAGATCGCTGGGGCTTTGATATATTATTGAAGTGTGAGAGACTTATTTCTTGTTGTCGTCAACTTCTTCGAATTCAACATCTGACACATCTGAATCAGAGCTGTTTTCTGCACCTGCATCAGCACCTGGTTGTGCTCCGCCGGCAGCTCCAGCAGCGCCATCTTGAGTCGCCTGATACATTTCCTGAGAAGCTCCTTGCCATGCGGCATTGATTTCCTCAAGTGCAGTATCGATAGCTGCTAATTCACCACTCTTGTGAGCTTCTTTCAACTTCTCAAGTGCTGCATTGATTTTGGTTTTGTTGTCATCAGACAACTTGTCGCCAAACTCTTTCAACTGCTTTTCAGTTTGGAAGATCATAGAGTCAGCTGCATTCAACTTCTCGATTTTCTCCTTTTCAGCTTTGTCTGCATCCGCATTTGCTTCTGCTTCTTGCTTCATCTTTTCGATTTCTTCGTCTGTCAATCCCGAAGAAGCCTCGATTCGGATACTTTGCTCTTTGTTAGTGCCTTTATCCTTAGATGTTACGTGCATGATACCGTTGGCATCTATGTCAAAAGTAACTTCGATCTGAGGTACACCTCTTGGTGATGGTGGAATACCATCCAAGTGGAATCTACCTAAGCTTCTGTTGTCTTTTGCCATTGGGCGCTCACCCTGCAGAACGTGGATCTCAACAGATGGCTGATTGTCAGCAGCTGTAGAGAATACCTCAGACTTCTTAGTAGGGATCGTAGTGTTCGCTTCGATCAATTTGGTGAATACACCACCCATGGTTTCGATACCTAATGAAAGTGGAGTTACGTCTAGAAGAAGTACATCTTTTACTTCACCTGTCAATACACCACCCTGGATTGCAGCACCAATAGCTACTACTTCGTCAGGGTTTACTCCTTTTGAAGGTTTCTTGCCGAAGAACTTCTCAACTTCCTCCTGAATGATTGGAATACGAGTAGATCCACCTACTAGAATTACTTCATCAATTTCAGAAATTGACAATCCTGAATCCTTCAAAGCTTGCTTAACAGGCTCCATAGATCTTCTTACCAGATCATCAGCCAATTGCTCGAACTTAGATCTAGACAATGTTCTAACCAAGTGTTTTGGCACACCGTCCACTGGCATGATGTATGGCAAGTTGATTTCAGTAGAAGTACTACTTGACAACTCGATTTTAGCTTTCTCAGCAGCTTCTTTCAATCTCTGAAGAGCCATAGGATCTTTTTTCAGATCTAAGCCTTCATCATTTTTAAACTCATCAGCCAACCAGTTGATAATTACTGAGTCAAAGTCATCACCACCTAAGTGTACATCACCGTTGGTAGATTTTACTTCGAATACACCATCACCAAGCTCAAGGATAGAAATATCGAATGTACCACCACCAAGGTCATACACGGCGATTTTCATATCAGCATTTTTCTTGTCCAGACCGTATGCCAAAGCTGCCGCGGTAGGCTCGTTGATGATACGTTTTACATCTAGACCAGCGATCGCACCAGCTTCTTTAGTAGCCTGACGCTCTGCATCGTTGAAGTAAGCAGGAACAGTAATTACTGCTTCTTTAACTTCAGTGCCCAGATAATCTTCAGCCGTAGACTTCATTTTCTGAAGAATAACTGCAGATAGCTCTTGAGCTGTATATTTTCTATCTCCGATAGCTACACGAACTGTGTCGTTGTTGCCACTTTCGAGATTGTATGATACGGATTTAGCTTCTTCAGAAACTTCACCAAACTTTTTACCCATGAATCTCTTTACAGAGCTGATGGTATTCTGAGGGTTGGTGATGGCCTGTCTCTTGGCTGGGTCACCTACTTTTCTTTCTCCCTTGCCACCGTCCAAGAAAGCTACGATAGAAGGGGTGGTTCTTTTTCCTTCGCTGTTAGGTATTACTACTGGCTCGTTACCTTCCATTACGGCAACACAGGAGTTGGTAGTACCTAAATCGATTCCGATTATTTTTCCCATGATCTAATTTTAATTTATCGCTTCTTTAAAATCTTTTTCAACTTACACCCTCCCTTACACAACTGCTGTGCCAAAGGAAAAATGACTGACAGAAGTGACACATTGTCATAAATGACATGCCTGTATTAAAAATCCAACTGACGAAATGTGAGTTTTGATAGAATTGTCTGTCAGGGTGAGGATTAATATGAAAGAAGGACGCTTGTCTTTCTTCCTTTATTTATTTCGTTTCGAATCCCCATTTCCTTCTACTATCTTTGCGCCTCATTTTGAATTGAATCCATGACAATACAGGAAGAAATAAAGAAGAGGAGAACATTTGGTATCATCAGTCACCCCGATGCGGGTAAAACAACCCTGACAGAAAAGCTGCTGCTTTTTGGGGGAGCGATCAAAACGGCTGGTGCAGTTAAGTCTAACAAGATCGATAGACATGCCACTTCCGACTTTATGGAGATAGAGAAGCAGAGAGGTATCTCTGTGGCTACATCTGTGATGGGATTCGAATACAAGGATCGAAAAATCAACCTGCTAGATACACCAGGTCACCAGGACTTTGCAGAGGATACTTACCGTACGCTTACCGCGGTAGACAGTGTAGTGCTTGTAGTCGACTGTGTAAAGGGTGTGGAGATCCAAACAGAAAAGCTGATGGAGGTCTGCCGAATGAGAAATACTCCGGTCATGGTCTTTATCAATAAACTGGATAGGGAAGGCCAGGATCCTTACGACTTGTTGGAT
This is a stretch of genomic DNA from Reichenbachiella ulvae. It encodes these proteins:
- the purU gene encoding formyltetrahydrofolate deformylase, with product MSDNRITFLIQCADSKGIIAKVTTFFYEEGFNILTCQQFTDNVQDAYFMRVSLDARDLTYSREELASKFDEVALSLKLEWRVYYSEDKQNVAVLASKTSHCVFDLLEKHSEGMLNCHIPLIISNHQDVKYVADQFNIPFYHLPVTADNWTEQQQEIKRLLEFHKVDLVVLARFMRILSSDFINAYQRKIINIHHAFLPAFQGANPYRRAYERGVKMIGATAHYATDDLDEGPIIEQDVERVSHASSPAGLTQIGSDIERKVLSKAVKFHLDHRIIVTGNRTIVFPETEG
- a CDS encoding acyl-CoA thioesterase — its product is MSVPSAKSVSFSKTTITELMIPSYANFGGKIHGGILLSLIDKVAYACASKHAANYCVTVSVDNVDFLEPVEVGDLVHLKASVVYVGNSSLVVGINVIAENVKEGTVKKTNNSYVTMVAKGEDDKPTKVPELILESKEEVRLFLEAIKRKELKKDYRSKIREVSSVLMEDTHEDLLASERCVLDLKKFTL
- a CDS encoding B12-binding domain-containing radical SAM protein; the protein is MSNSQVLLITPPFTQLNTPYPGTCYLQGYLKKIGVKSTQMDLGIEVILRLFSKEGLSQVFDQKPLESVTENAHRIYQLKNSYLATIDSVIRFLQNKNSTLAYSIAEREFLPEASRFDQIEDLDWAFGNLGVQDKARHLATLYLEDLADYLKETIDPHFGFSRYAERLGMSASSFDEMEKALQSEPTFIDRMAFDILSQRLQDVQPELVCLSVPFPGNLYGAFRCGQYIKEQCPGIKVAMGGGYPNTELRSLSDPRVFNYIDFVTLDDGERPVQNLLSYLEGKRELTELKRTFCLSDGMVQYIDGAKEGDVPFSQTGTPDYADLPLDRYLSVLEVANPMHRLWSDGRWNKLTMAHGCYWKKCSFCDISLDYIRNYEPVSAAILCDRMEEQMAQTGETGFHFVDEAAPPALMRELALEILRRELVVSWWTNIRFEERFSPDLCRLLKASGCIAVSGGLEVASDRLLAKMQKGVTVSQVAQVSQNFTESGIMVHAYLMYGFPTQTDQETIDSLEMVRQLFMHGVIQSGFWHQFAMTAHAPAGLDPTAFGVERVGPDFQGFADNDLIHKDPNGAIHANYSEGLKTSLFNYMHGLCFEYDLQEWFDFRVPPTSIPARFIETALEENPGTHVNSNSRVIWLGADPEMSSFQKKKKGKVQSMVRLTVTLKTNLLELSLQEEEGRFLYEIMKVASIYSGSKFTFASLSKMYEDTCGKPIEYLLETEGWNELKSTGLLVV
- the dnaK gene encoding molecular chaperone DnaK → MGKIIGIDLGTTNSCVAVMEGNEPVVIPNSEGKRTTPSIVAFLDGGKGERKVGDPAKRQAITNPQNTISSVKRFMGKKFGEVSEEAKSVSYNLESGNNDTVRVAIGDRKYTAQELSAVILQKMKSTAEDYLGTEVKEAVITVPAYFNDAERQATKEAGAIAGLDVKRIINEPTAAALAYGLDKKNADMKIAVYDLGGGTFDISILELGDGVFEVKSTNGDVHLGGDDFDSVIINWLADEFKNDEGLDLKKDPMALQRLKEAAEKAKIELSSSTSTEINLPYIMPVDGVPKHLVRTLSRSKFEQLADDLVRRSMEPVKQALKDSGLSISEIDEVILVGGSTRIPIIQEEVEKFFGKKPSKGVNPDEVVAIGAAIQGGVLTGEVKDVLLLDVTPLSLGIETMGGVFTKLIEANTTIPTKKSEVFSTAADNQPSVEIHVLQGERPMAKDNRSLGRFHLDGIPPSPRGVPQIEVTFDIDANGIMHVTSKDKGTNKEQSIRIEASSGLTDEEIEKMKQEAEANADADKAEKEKIEKLNAADSMIFQTEKQLKEFGDKLSDDNKTKINAALEKLKEAHKSGELAAIDTALEEINAAWQGASQEMYQATQDGAAGAAGGAQPGADAGAENSSDSDVSDVEFEEVDDNKK